AAAAAGATTTAGACGCTCCAACCCCGCCTTCTACAACGGCTACCAGGCCGCCCGAATGGTGGTGAAAGATTAATGAAGCAAAGATTTTGGTTGATATAGTCGATTGCTTTAGGTGAAGGCTCCCCAGAGATGGGGGGCTTTTTTTGTGTCGTAGTGTATCTAATTCGCAAAGCACTGCCGATTACTTCCCCTCGTCATTCCGACAGAGCGCAGCGACGAGGAATCTGGTTCGAGAAGCACTGCCGCCCATTTTCTCCCCGTCATTTCGACAGAGCTTGATTGCCTCAGGAGGCAAGCATGCGACGAGAAATCTGGTTCGACAAGCACTGCAGCTTCACATCCGCCCTGCCATCAGAACACCAGACTTCTCGTCGTAGCTTAGGACTATCGTCCTTATCTACTCTGTCGAAGTGACGATGATATCGCAGGCTTAGTCTGAAGTAACATGCCTTTTTAGTCTTTGGCATCTCTATTCCAACTCATCAAACAAATCTTTCCATTCAGGATTCGTTTGATTGACCAGGGCATCTTTCTTTTCTCTTCTGTATTTCTTGACTTGTTTTTCACGGTCTATGGCTTCCTCTATGCTATGGAAGCCTTCGAAATAGACCAACTTAAAGACGTTGTATTTGGAGGTAAAGCTACTTGGATATACTTTATCCTTATGTTCCTGCACGCGAGCAATCAAATTGGATGTCACTCCCACATACAGCACAGTATGACGAGCATTAGTCATGATATATACAGCCCCTCCTCTGATCATATGAGAAAGATAGATAGAAATGATTCATCAGAAAACACTTGCATCATCTCGATAGGTAATGAATACTGATTCGATAAGCACTGCAGCCCATTTTCTCCCCGTCATTTCGAGACCTAACATTTGGTCCCCAACTGCACAAAAAGGAATGACGTAAGCTGATGGGGTCATAGGTGGTAGCAATTCAAAAGCTAAAACTGTTGTGTCATCTCGACCAGAGGGAGAGATCTATAAGCGATCCACAGATCAAAAAACACAAGTTTTACTAACACGTCATTGGTACAGAGCTTGATTGCCTCAGAAGGCAAGTATGCGACGAGAAATCTGGTTCGAAAAGCACTACCACTTCCTTTCTGCCCTGCCACCAGAGCGCCAGACTTCTCGTCGTAGCTTAGGACTATCGTCCTTATCTACTCTGTCGAAGTGACGGTCGTTTTTCTATCAACTACCGAAAACATACACCCCCCAAAAGAACAAGTTCAGAAAGAGGGAGCTAATCAAATTGAGGCGCATGGTGTGGGTGAAGTCGGCCTGGCTCGGGTCCTTTCTGACCTGTAGGTACCAGTAGAGGAAGTAGCCCATCACGGGCACTAGGCTCATCTGAAATGCCGCGGCTGTCATCCAGTCGAAGTAGAGATAGAAGTAGGCCAGAAATCCCATATTCGAAAAGAAGAAAAATACGCCGGTGAAGTGAAAAGTCCCCAGTATCCCAAGCTTGAGACTGATGGTCTGGTCGCCTCGTTCGGCATCCTCCTCGTGTTGATAGACCTGTGTCATGGGGTAGCTGCCCATCAGCAGCATACTGCTAAGTATGGCAGGGATCTGCCACTGCCATGCCAGCAAGTCCCCAAACTGCATATTTTCCAATCCTAAAATCACCGTCAGGAAAGTGAAGTAGCCCTGAAAGATCCCAGCTGCCAACCAACCGATGATCGGCATTTTCTTTAATCGCACGGAGGGATGGCTGTAGGCCTTGGACACCATACCATAGATGAAGAGCAGCCCCACAAATCGCCAGGAGAGATAGGCCCCCAACAGCAGTGCCAAAGCATCCAGGGCGATGGACCACCAGTACAGTTCCTTTTCGGTCTTCGGTGGGTTCTTGAGTCCTCCGATGCTCTTTTCATCCTTGTCAAAGTAGGAGTTGTAGCCATTACTGGCAGGGTAAAGCAAAAAGTGCAGGATAAAAAATATCAACCACACTTCGATCTGCCCATCATTGCCACTCACCGCCAGCGCAAACAGATAGACCGGCAGCAGAAAAAAGGAGAAGGGAAATCGCAAATGCAGAAATGTGGATCGGCTCATAGGGGAAAATTACGGCTAGATTTTTAGATACTAGACATTAGATCCTAGAATATTTGAGTCTAGAGTCTAACATCTAAAATCTAGCATCTCTCCAATAAGGTAAACCCATCCCTGAGTTGTTATCCATACAAGGTCAAAACAAAACTCAACATGCGAATCATACTTTTACTCTTGCTATTGGGGCCACAGTGCTGGGCTCAGGAGCCGAGCCAGCTATCTGGCTCATGGATCAAAACTTCTTCACAAACTCACGACGGGACGGTATATACCGAAGCAGACGACAACCACTTTCGCTACACCCAACTAAAATTCAGCGAATCGCAGCTCAGGATTCTTACTCACCCCATGTACGAACACAAGGGAGCCTGCTACAACTATTATTTCACAGATCAAAAGATTTTCCTCTCGCCCACTCACTATTACGAGATCATTGGCTTGTCCGAAGATCAATTGGTCATCAGAGATCGGACGGGTACTGAAGATGGCAAAACGCTGCATACCTTCATCAGAGCAGAAACTCACCATCAGGCCATCCATCAATCGCAAGTCCAATCCGAATACCGTGTCGCGCGATATGGATATACTCCCACGCTCAAATTTCCCCTGGAACAAATGCTCGACAGTGCGCTCACCGACCTGCACGACAATATCCAGATCAAGGGTACCATCATGATCGATGTATCTAATCAGTCGGTATTCACCTCGATTGCTTTTAGTTCCACGAGAGATACGGATTGGTTAAAATACCTCAAAAAGAACCTGGACCAGAGTTACCCCCTTTGGGATATCAATGGCTTTGAAGGAGCCAAAATCATTCAGGTCCCTTTCGTCTTGCAGGATGTAAAAACGGAAGACTATGAAGGCGTGGTGATGGCTTTTCTCACTCAGTCTCTGGTGTCACTTCACGAACCACTCAGGAGGCAACAGCGCTGGTGGGCCAATGAGTATTTTGCTCAGGCCATAGAGGCCCATCAAAACAAATTCAAAAACAGAGCCATCAAGTTGTTTGACAAGAGTCTGGAGCTGAATGCTGAAAATCCCCACGCCCTCTTTTGTCGTGCCAATGTATATCTGGACAAGGGGGATGAAGATAAGGCATGCAAGGACTGGAAAGTCCTGCTAGATCAGGGCTATGAAGGTGCCATGGATTATTACAAGGACAATTGCCAAAATGCGGAAGCCCTGGCCGAATCAGATAAGCCACCTATCTCCGATGATCCTAAGGCGATACTTTAGATAAAAAAACAGGGTACTTAGTCCCCATTAGTAAGTCTGGAATTATATCTGTGGCCAACATGGAGAATTGACTATTTTCTCTGTAATTTCAGCATTCCATATATGAGTGCATACATTACATCCATCGGCACAGCCAATCCTGACAACCGCTACCAGCAAGAAGATATCGCCAATTTCATGTGCGAAAACCTTGGGCTCAATGCAGAGCAACAACGGGCTCTTCGTGTGCTCTATCGCGCCACTGGCATCAAGGAGCGCTATTCGGTTTTGGATGATTATAAAAGGAAGAAAGGTGGCTTTAAGTTCTTCAAAAACACACCGGACCTTCAGCCCTTTCCTCCTACCAGTGAGCGAATGCGACTCTACCGAGAGGAGGCCGTACCCCTCGCTATCTCTGCCATCACCAATTGTATCAACGGTCATCAGCTGTCATCCTTTACGCACCTGATCACAGTCAGCTGTACAGGGATGTATGCACCGGGACTGGACGTAGACCTGATCAAGACGCTGAACCTGAGCCCAACTATCAATCGCACCAGCATCAACTTCATGGGCTGCTATGCCGCGATGAACGCACTGACACTTGCCAAGCAAATTTGTGACAGCCAGCAAGCCAAAGTCCTCATCGTATGCGTGGAGCTTTGTACGATTCACCTGCAGTCCTCCCACAACGAAGACAACCTGCTGGCACATTCGCTCTTTGCAGATGGCGCAGCAGCTACGGTAGTCTGCTCCGAAGCATCAGCTAATAGCCTGGAGCTGGTGTCGAACGCCAGCTACCTCGCCATAGACGGCAAGCATGACATGGCCTGGCAGATAGGGGATTTCGGATTCGAAATGGCACTGACCACCTATGTGCCCAATATCATCAAAGGCGGCATTCAGGACCTTACACGAAATTTACTTAACGGTACCGAACTCTCACTCGGCGATATCGATGGCTATGCCATTCACCCGGGAGGTAAAAAAATATTGGAAGCGATCGAAAATGAACTAGGATTGAAAAAAGAAGACAATGCACATGCCTATGAGGTGCTCAAAAGCTATGGCAACATGTCATCTCCTACCATCCTCTTCGTGCTACAGCGCATCCTCAAAACCATGAAAGACCAGGACAACATACTGTCTTTCGCCTTCGGGCCGGGACTGACCATGGAAAGCATCCTATTCAAAAGTCATCGTGATGTTTGACTTCCTGAAACATCGATCTGAGGACGAAGAATTGATGGACGATTTTGATTGCCAGGGAGAAGTGGTAGATCAGACCCTACGAGAGCTTCATTCCATCAATACCTATTTGGGCGGAACTGCACTTTCTATCCATGGGATAAAAAAACTGATCCAGCGCTATCCAAAGGAATCATATAGTCTGGTCGATCTCGGCTGTGGGGGCGGAGATACACTGATCCACATCGATCAGTGGGCAAAAAAGAATAGCAAGAATTTAGCACTCAGCGGAGTAGATGCCAATCCCCACATCATCGACTATGCAAAAGAAAACACCGCTAATCGTTCCATGCAGTTTCTAGCCATGGATGTCTTTAGCGAGGATTTCAAAAAGCTTCGATTTGATATGGCACATGCCAGTTTATTCATGCATCACTTCGAAGAAAGAGCCTTCGTTAAACTCCTCCGCCAACTATATGAGCAAGTAGAACTGGGCATTGTCATCAATGATCTCCATCGGCATCCGGTCTCCTACTACTTTACCAAGTGGCTGCTGACCGCCTGGTCACGCTCCCAAATGGTCAAGTACGACAGTGTACTGTCAGTGGCCCGGTCTTTCACCCGCAGCGAACTGATCAACTACCTCCATCAAGCCGGCATCACAAACTACCGCCTCACATGGAAATGGGCCTTCCGCTGGGAGCTGATTATTTGGAAGTAATGGACGTCTTGAGACGTCAAAGAGGTTCCAAACCTCTTTGATCGTTAATATTTGAATGATCTCCCTTTTTGAGTAGTTTAGATACCTATGAAAGCCAACACCAATCTACTTGAACCTGAAAAGTTCTACCACATTTACAATCGCGGTATCAATGGCGAAAACATCTTCAAGGAGCAGCGAAATTATTACTACTTTTTGAAGCTATTCGAAAAATTCATCACACCAATAACAGAAACATTTGCCTATTGCCTTTTACCCAACCACTTCCATTTTTTCATTAAGACTCTACCCGAGGAAATGATAAAATCCTCGAAATTCCATCGCAACCAAAATATTCAGCATTTTTTGGGTAATCAATTTGCTAAGGCCTTTAACAGTTACACTCAGGCATTGAATAAATCAATCAACAGAACGGGTAGTTTATTTGAACACCCATTTAGAAGGAAAACCATTGACAGCAACGATTACATCTCAAAACTCATCTGGTACATACATTTCAATCCACAGAAACACAAGTTGACAAAAGATTTTAAAGACTACCCTTTCTCCTCCTACCAAAGCATTCTTTCATCAAAATCCACCAATCTCAAAAGATATGAAGTAATTGAATGGTTCGGAGGAATAGAATCATTCAAAACATTTCATGAAGAGATGACAGAGCAACGGACACTGGACGAATCCATTTTCAATTTTGATTAAATCCCAAAGTCACCGAGCCTTTTGAAACCCCACCAACTTCAATCTATTCGCTGAATAAACGATCAAAGAGGTTTGAAACCTTTTGACGTTGAGCTCGTCGACGCTCAAGTATCACTCATCCTTCAACGAATCCACAGGGTTGGCAAGGGAAGCCATGCGCGCCTGATTGATCACGATCATCAAGGCGAATGCCAGGGCAACTACCCCGACCAGTGGAAATAGCCACCAATGAATTTCCGTTCTGATTTCATATCTGTCCAGATACATATCCAATAGATACCAGGCGAAAGGCACTGCCAATACAAAAGCCACCAAAACCAACTTGGTAAAATCTTTGGTCATCAGCATCATCAAACTGCCTACTGAAGCTCCCAGCACTTTTCGGATTCCGATCTCCTTGCTGCGCTGCTCGGCGGTATAGGAGGCCAATCCGAATAGACCCAGCCCAGTGATCAAAACAGCCAGTCCTGCAAACAAAGTCGCCAGCTGGCTCGTCATGTCGATGGTCTTGAACTTTCGGTCAAAATCCTCATCCACGAAGGAATAATCGAATGGGTAGGCAGGATTATACTTTTGAAAAACCTCTTCGATCTTGGACAGGTTATCTGACAAATGACCATTGTCATTGATACGAACAGAAATCGCGGAAACCCACTCTGGATCGATAATCATAAAAGTCGGTCGCATTTCTTCGTAGGGAGAGCCCATCAAGACATTATCCATCACCCCGATCAGCTTCTTTTTTCCTCCCCAGAGATCTAGATTGGTACCAATCGGTTCTTCCAGATTCATCAGGTCCAGAGCAGCCTTATTGATCACAATCGCACCTGTATCCGTGGCATATTCCTTCGAAAAATCTCTCCCCATCAGCATCTTGATACCCATCGTCTGAGTGAAATCGTATTCAGTGGCTATCGTAGCAAATAACACTTTCAATTCGTCAGGTTTGCCTGGCCACCCGAGAAAATTGTTGGACCAAATGCTAGTAATCGGACTGTTGGATCGAGTCACGCTGGCCACTGCACCAGATCGCAGCAGTTCCTGTTTGATCAGCTCATAATTGTCTGCTATGTCATCGGTATTATAAACGGTGATGAGATTCTTCTTTTCATATCCTAGCTCTCGACTCTTCACCATTTGGATCTGCTGATAGATCACAGCTGTCCCAATCATCAAAAAGATCGCAAAACCAAACTGCAATACTACCAGAATCTTTCTCGGTGTACTGACGCCTTTGCCCACCGAAACGGTTCCTTTTAAGGTATTGACAGGCTTGAAGGAGGAAAGATAAAAAGCAGGATAACTGCCAGCTATCACTCCGGTAATTAATATGATGGCTACCCCATACATCCAGAACTCTGGCGATTGATAATCTATGAAAAGTTTCTTGTCCACCAATTCGTTGTAGAATGGCAGAGCCAGTTGCGCCAATACTATCGCTATGAGAAAGGACAGCAAAGCGATGAACAAAGACTCTCCGATAAACTGCATGATCAAGCCTCTTTTGGTCGAGCCTAGGCTTTTGCGAATACCCACTTCCCTGGCTCGTTTTTCAGATCGTGCTGTGGCCAGATTCATGAAATTGATGCAAGCCATGACCAAAATAAAAATCGCAATGATCGTGAAAAGTTGAACATAGTCGCTCATCCCTCCAACGGCTTCTCCATTTTCAAAATTGGAATAGAGACGCCAGCGAGGCATCGGATGAAGGAAAAACTTCCTCGGCATATCCTCCTCTCCATTTTCCATCAGCATATTTTCGATACCTGCCTGTGTTTCCAGATGGCTATCCGCTTCGTATAGCTCGATAAACACCTGAAAGGAATAGTTGCCCCAGTTGGTCTTGTTTCTAACTACCCAGTCATTCACTGACTCGCGATATTTCCAGGGTATCAGATAGTCGAATTCCAGCGTAGAATTCGATGGAATATCTTTTAGGATCCCTGTAACTTTAAGATTCCCTTCATCATCCACACGAATCACCTTATTGATCGGATCTTCCTCACCAAACATCGCTTTGGCGAGAGACTCGGTGATTACGATCGAGTGCATGTCATCCAATACAGTCTCTGGGTCTCCTTTGATGAGGGGAAATTCAAACATCTCCAAAAATTCCTCCCCACAGAAATAGCCTTCTTTGATCAGTCGTTTTTCGCCGAAGGTCAGCAAATGATCGCTTCCCCAGTCCAGCACTGTCGAATTTTTGATATGACTGTCGGCCGTCTTCATGGCCTCATAGGTGGGCAAAGGCACGCTGTTCCATGAGTTGATCTTACCGTCAAACTCTGCATTGACCCAAACCTGATGCAAACGATCTGCCTTGGGAATGAAACGGTCATAATTCAGTTCGTCTCGCACCCACAGCAAAATCAATACACTGCAGACGAGTCCTACTGCCAGACCAGAAATGTTGATAAAAGAGTAGAGCTTGTTTTTGAGTAAGCTGCGAAAGGTGACCAGAAAAAAATTCTTGAGCATGATAGTCAGTTTTGAGTTTTTGAATGCGACCGCTCCAAAGACCTAACAAATCCTAGAAGGTTGCATTTACTGACTGTTAGATGCTCAAAGCACCTCATTAGTTTTAATTCAGTAGATAATTATTACAAAATGGAAAGGATTATTCTCTCACCCACTCCACCTTTTTCTCGATGGGCTTGCGTTTGCTGGTAGGCCATTTGTCCTTTTTGGGCATCCCTATGTACAAAAAGCCTAGCAGCAAATCTTTTTTGCCTAGTCCGAAAACTTCTTTGGCTTCATCCAGAAATGTGACACCACCAGTAGACCAATAGCAACCGACCCCATGCGCAGTGGCAGTCAAATGCATATTTTGAACGGCAGCAGCTACCGCACAGACTTCCTCCACTTTTTTGATGGACTTGTTTCGTTTCATCCCGATCACAATCACATGTGAGCAGGCCAGCGGTTTATTTCTTAGTTTTTTGACCTTGTCTTTGTCGGCCTTTTTTCCTTCGGCCTTTTCGACTGCCGTCACTTGTAGATCCCCCAGTGTCTTCAATCCCTCATCGCAAAACACCTTGAACCTCCACGGTTCAGTTTTTTTGTAGGTAGGAGCCCAGTTGGCATTTTCAAGCATTTCAGCAATGATCTCATCTGAGACGCGCTCACCTGAGTATTGTTTTGGGAAGATAGACCTCCTGTTTTGGAGCAGTTTGCTCACCTCTGCCGGATCGAAATTCATGTGCTTATGGTCTTAGTGAGAGCCTAGTTCGGCTGTCATTAGTTCTACGCTATCTGCAGGCATTTGGATGACATCCAGACGAGAAATATAGCCTTTGGCTAAAGAATCAAATGCCGCTTTGTGCTCCTCCTTGATCGGATTAGATGGTGGCAATTCGACCTTCAAAGCATCAACCTGTACTCCGTTTTTCCAGAATCGATAGCAAAGGTGTGGCCCTGTCGCCAAACCTGTAGATCCTACATAGCCGATAGTTTGTCCTCTTTTCACTTTCTTGCCCCGACGGATTCCGGTGGCAATTTTGGACATGTGCAGGTATTGCGTGGATATGTTTCCATTGTGACGAATCTTCACGTAGTTACCGTTGTTTGATTTGTAGCGGGCTTCTGTGATCGTACCATCAGCTGCAGCGAAAATAGGTGTGCCTCTTGGTGCGGCAAAATCCGTCCCCAAGTGAGCTTTGAATCGCTTCTGTACCGGGTGATACCTGCGACCTGAAT
This is a stretch of genomic DNA from Reichenbachiella ulvae. It encodes these proteins:
- a CDS encoding GIY-YIG nuclease family protein translates to MIRGGAVYIMTNARHTVLYVGVTSNLIARVQEHKDKVYPSSFTSKYNVFKLVYFEGFHSIEEAIDREKQVKKYRREKKDALVNQTNPEWKDLFDELE
- a CDS encoding UbiA family prenyltransferase, whose product is MSRSTFLHLRFPFSFFLLPVYLFALAVSGNDGQIEVWLIFFILHFLLYPASNGYNSYFDKDEKSIGGLKNPPKTEKELYWWSIALDALALLLGAYLSWRFVGLLFIYGMVSKAYSHPSVRLKKMPIIGWLAAGIFQGYFTFLTVILGLENMQFGDLLAWQWQIPAILSSMLLMGSYPMTQVYQHEEDAERGDQTISLKLGILGTFHFTGVFFFFSNMGFLAYFYLYFDWMTAAAFQMSLVPVMGYFLYWYLQVRKDPSQADFTHTMRLNLISSLFLNLFFWGVYVFGS
- a CDS encoding tetratricopeptide repeat protein, with protein sequence MRIILLLLLLGPQCWAQEPSQLSGSWIKTSSQTHDGTVYTEADDNHFRYTQLKFSESQLRILTHPMYEHKGACYNYYFTDQKIFLSPTHYYEIIGLSEDQLVIRDRTGTEDGKTLHTFIRAETHHQAIHQSQVQSEYRVARYGYTPTLKFPLEQMLDSALTDLHDNIQIKGTIMIDVSNQSVFTSIAFSSTRDTDWLKYLKKNLDQSYPLWDINGFEGAKIIQVPFVLQDVKTEDYEGVVMAFLTQSLVSLHEPLRRQQRWWANEYFAQAIEAHQNKFKNRAIKLFDKSLELNAENPHALFCRANVYLDKGDEDKACKDWKVLLDQGYEGAMDYYKDNCQNAEALAESDKPPISDDPKAIL
- a CDS encoding type III polyketide synthase, which encodes MSAYITSIGTANPDNRYQQEDIANFMCENLGLNAEQQRALRVLYRATGIKERYSVLDDYKRKKGGFKFFKNTPDLQPFPPTSERMRLYREEAVPLAISAITNCINGHQLSSFTHLITVSCTGMYAPGLDVDLIKTLNLSPTINRTSINFMGCYAAMNALTLAKQICDSQQAKVLIVCVELCTIHLQSSHNEDNLLAHSLFADGAAATVVCSEASANSLELVSNASYLAIDGKHDMAWQIGDFGFEMALTTYVPNIIKGGIQDLTRNLLNGTELSLGDIDGYAIHPGGKKILEAIENELGLKKEDNAHAYEVLKSYGNMSSPTILFVLQRILKTMKDQDNILSFAFGPGLTMESILFKSHRDV
- a CDS encoding methyltransferase domain-containing protein, whose product is MFDFLKHRSEDEELMDDFDCQGEVVDQTLRELHSINTYLGGTALSIHGIKKLIQRYPKESYSLVDLGCGGGDTLIHIDQWAKKNSKNLALSGVDANPHIIDYAKENTANRSMQFLAMDVFSEDFKKLRFDMAHASLFMHHFEERAFVKLLRQLYEQVELGIVINDLHRHPVSYYFTKWLLTAWSRSQMVKYDSVLSVARSFTRSELINYLHQAGITNYRLTWKWAFRWELIIWK
- a CDS encoding ABC transporter permease, whose product is MLKNFFLVTFRSLLKNKLYSFINISGLAVGLVCSVLILLWVRDELNYDRFIPKADRLHQVWVNAEFDGKINSWNSVPLPTYEAMKTADSHIKNSTVLDWGSDHLLTFGEKRLIKEGYFCGEEFLEMFEFPLIKGDPETVLDDMHSIVITESLAKAMFGEEDPINKVIRVDDEGNLKVTGILKDIPSNSTLEFDYLIPWKYRESVNDWVVRNKTNWGNYSFQVFIELYEADSHLETQAGIENMLMENGEEDMPRKFFLHPMPRWRLYSNFENGEAVGGMSDYVQLFTIIAIFILVMACINFMNLATARSEKRAREVGIRKSLGSTKRGLIMQFIGESLFIALLSFLIAIVLAQLALPFYNELVDKKLFIDYQSPEFWMYGVAIILITGVIAGSYPAFYLSSFKPVNTLKGTVSVGKGVSTPRKILVVLQFGFAIFLMIGTAVIYQQIQMVKSRELGYEKKNLITVYNTDDIADNYELIKQELLRSGAVASVTRSNSPITSIWSNNFLGWPGKPDELKVLFATIATEYDFTQTMGIKMLMGRDFSKEYATDTGAIVINKAALDLMNLEEPIGTNLDLWGGKKKLIGVMDNVLMGSPYEEMRPTFMIIDPEWVSAISVRINDNGHLSDNLSKIEEVFQKYNPAYPFDYSFVDEDFDRKFKTIDMTSQLATLFAGLAVLITGLGLFGLASYTAEQRSKEIGIRKVLGASVGSLMMLMTKDFTKLVLVAFVLAVPFAWYLLDMYLDRYEIRTEIHWWLFPLVGVVALAFALMIVINQARMASLANPVDSLKDE
- a CDS encoding nitroreductase family protein; translation: MNFDPAEVSKLLQNRRSIFPKQYSGERVSDEIIAEMLENANWAPTYKKTEPWRFKVFCDEGLKTLGDLQVTAVEKAEGKKADKDKVKKLRNKPLACSHVIVIGMKRNKSIKKVEEVCAVAAAVQNMHLTATAHGVGCYWSTGGVTFLDEAKEVFGLGKKDLLLGFLYIGMPKKDKWPTSKRKPIEKKVEWVRE